Proteins encoded together in one Amblyomma americanum isolate KBUSLIRL-KWMA chromosome 1, ASM5285725v1, whole genome shotgun sequence window:
- the LOC144113586 gene encoding uncharacterized protein LOC144113586 produces the protein MSSSTYAYYQEEPRTPKRYFNLGVLSCCLGGLLFSAGIILVVLGSSPQEPEALWIAGIVLLLAGGLLFFLGIGSVGLYLAREDRRKREAARARTRNYTSSLRSSDMVLVE, from the coding sequence ATGTCCAGTTCGACGTACGCCTACTACCAGGAGGAGCCGCGGACTCCCAAGCGCTACTTCAACCTGGGCGTGCTCTCGTGCTGCCTGGGCGGCCTGTTGTTCAGCGCGGGCATCATCTTGGTGGTGCTCGGCTCGTCGCCGCAGGAGCCCGAGGCACTGTGGATCGCCGGCATCGTGCTGCTGCTCGCCGGGGGACTGCTCTTCTTCCTGGGCATCGGCTCCGTCGGCCTCTACCTGGCGCGCGAGGACCGTCGCAAGCGGGAAGCCGCCCGCGCGCGAACGCGAAACTACACCTCAAGTCTGCGCTCCAGCGACATGGTGCTCGTCGAATAG